The following are from one region of the Ruficoccus sp. ZRK36 genome:
- the leuC gene encoding 3-isopropylmalate dehydratase large subunit, whose amino-acid sequence MGKTLFHKVWEDHAVRKLPNGQTQLFIGTHLIHEVTSPQAFGMLRDLGLTVKYPSRTFATVDHIVPTNELVEPYSDPLAQAMIEALRKNTKEFGITFFDTNTGKQGVVHIVGPEQGITQPGTTIACGDSHTATHGAFGAIAFGIGTSQVRDVLATQTMALSPLKVRRINVDGKLAPGVYAKDVILHIIRLLGVNGGIGFAYEYGGEVFDNFSMEERMTVCNMSIEGGARCGYVNPDEKTFEYLKGRPYTPNGAKWEDAVKKWKSYASDKDAEYDDVVNIKAEDIKPTVTWGINPGQAVFIDENLPLLDELDGTDRANAAEAFEHMSLTPGAPIRGTKIDVAFIGSCTNGRLSDLEEAAKYIKGKHVAPGVTAICVPGSQVVAKIAEEKGLDEVFREAGFEWRGAGCSMCLAMNPDKLKGNQLSASSSNRNFKGRQGSPTGRTILMSPVMVAAAAVTGEVCDAREVFGFAETVSA is encoded by the coding sequence ATGGGTAAGACCTTGTTTCATAAAGTCTGGGAAGACCACGCCGTGCGTAAGCTGCCTAATGGGCAGACGCAATTGTTCATCGGCACGCACCTCATTCACGAGGTGACCTCGCCGCAGGCCTTTGGGATGCTCCGCGACCTCGGACTGACCGTCAAGTACCCCAGCCGCACCTTTGCGACCGTGGACCACATCGTGCCGACCAACGAACTGGTCGAGCCCTACAGCGACCCGCTGGCCCAGGCTATGATCGAGGCCCTGCGCAAGAACACCAAGGAGTTTGGGATCACTTTCTTTGACACGAACACCGGTAAGCAGGGTGTCGTGCACATCGTCGGGCCGGAGCAGGGCATCACCCAGCCGGGTACTACGATCGCCTGTGGGGACAGCCACACCGCCACGCACGGCGCCTTCGGGGCCATCGCCTTCGGGATCGGCACCAGCCAGGTGCGCGACGTGCTGGCCACTCAGACTATGGCGCTGAGCCCGCTCAAGGTTCGCCGCATCAATGTGGACGGCAAGCTCGCCCCCGGCGTCTACGCCAAGGACGTGATCCTGCACATCATCCGCCTGCTGGGCGTCAACGGCGGGATCGGCTTCGCCTACGAATACGGCGGCGAAGTCTTTGACAACTTCTCCATGGAGGAGCGCATGACCGTGTGTAACATGTCCATCGAGGGCGGCGCACGCTGCGGCTACGTCAACCCGGACGAGAAGACTTTCGAGTACCTCAAGGGCCGCCCCTACACGCCGAACGGCGCCAAGTGGGAAGACGCGGTCAAGAAGTGGAAGAGCTACGCCAGCGATAAGGACGCCGAGTACGACGACGTCGTTAACATCAAGGCCGAGGACATCAAGCCGACCGTCACCTGGGGCATCAACCCCGGCCAGGCCGTCTTTATCGACGAAAACCTGCCCCTGCTCGACGAGCTGGATGGGACGGACCGCGCCAACGCCGCTGAAGCCTTCGAGCACATGTCGCTCACACCGGGTGCCCCCATCCGCGGCACGAAGATCGACGTGGCCTTTATCGGCTCCTGCACCAATGGCCGCCTGAGCGACCTGGAGGAAGCCGCCAAGTACATCAAGGGCAAGCATGTCGCTCCCGGCGTCACTGCCATCTGCGTGCCCGGCTCGCAGGTCGTGGCCAAGATCGCCGAGGAAAAGGGCCTGGACGAGGTCTTCCGCGAGGCTGGCTTTGAGTGGCGCGGCGCAGGCTGCTCCATGTGTCTGGCTATGAACCCGGACAAGCTCAAGGGCAACCAGCTCAGCGCCTCCTCTTCGAACCGCAACTTCAAGGGCCGCCAGGGCAGCCCGACTGGCCGCACCATTCTGATGAGCCCGGTCATGGTCGCCGCCGCCGCCGTTACCGGCGAGGTCTGCGACGCCCGCGAGGTCTTCGGTTTCGCCGAAACGGTTAGCGCGTAA
- a CDS encoding glutamine--tRNA ligase/YqeY domain fusion protein, with protein sequence MSETTDKPKDFIRQMIAEDVAAGKHGGRVHTRFPPEPNGYLQIGHAKAVCLNFGIAEEFGGKCNLRFDDTNPEKESQEFVNAIKTDIRWLGFEWDQECYASDYFEQLYTWACDLISKGLAYVDEQSPDDIRKNRGSLTEPGVDSPYRDRPAEESLDKFARMRAGEFEDGAMVLRAKIDMGAPNMNLRDPVMYRIKRMHHHRTGDKWCIYPSYDFTHGQSDSLEGITHSLCSLEFEDHRPLYDWFIEKLEIFPSKQTEFARLNLNYTVVSKRKLRTLVEEGFVSGWDDPRMPTLSGMRRRGIPPQAVRTFIDRVGLTKFNSTSDIALLEYAARDELNRSAERRMAVLDPIEVVITNWPEGQVVEVDAVNNPEDEAAGTRKVPFTGRLLIERDDFREEANRKYFRLKLGGEVRLRYGYIIKAESVEKDAEGNITRVLCTADLETLHSNPEDRKVKGVIHWVSAEHAVKTEVRLFDRLFSVEKPEADKDRPFTDFVNPDSLQTVTAYVEPALATAEADQHFQFERIGYFTPDSKDHVPGSKPIFNRTVTLRDSWAKKEG encoded by the coding sequence ATGAGCGAGACGACAGACAAGCCGAAGGACTTTATCCGCCAGATGATCGCCGAAGACGTCGCGGCGGGCAAGCACGGTGGGCGCGTGCATACGCGCTTCCCCCCGGAGCCCAACGGCTACCTGCAAATCGGCCACGCCAAGGCCGTGTGCCTGAACTTCGGCATCGCCGAGGAGTTTGGCGGCAAGTGCAACCTGCGCTTTGACGACACCAACCCCGAGAAGGAGAGCCAGGAGTTTGTCAACGCGATCAAGACCGACATCCGCTGGCTGGGCTTTGAGTGGGACCAGGAGTGCTACGCGAGCGACTACTTTGAGCAGCTCTACACCTGGGCCTGCGATCTGATCAGCAAGGGCCTCGCCTACGTGGACGAGCAGAGCCCCGACGATATCCGCAAGAACCGCGGCTCGTTGACCGAGCCCGGCGTGGATAGCCCGTACCGTGACCGTCCCGCCGAGGAGAGTCTGGACAAGTTCGCTCGCATGCGTGCGGGTGAGTTTGAGGACGGGGCCATGGTCCTGCGCGCCAAGATCGACATGGGCGCCCCGAATATGAACCTGCGCGACCCGGTCATGTACCGCATCAAGCGCATGCACCACCACCGCACCGGCGACAAGTGGTGTATCTACCCGAGCTACGACTTTACCCACGGGCAGAGTGACTCGCTGGAGGGCATCACGCACTCGCTGTGCTCGCTGGAGTTCGAGGATCACCGCCCGCTCTACGACTGGTTCATCGAAAAGCTCGAGATTTTCCCCTCCAAACAGACCGAGTTTGCCCGCCTGAACCTCAACTACACCGTCGTGAGTAAGCGCAAGCTGCGTACGCTGGTCGAGGAGGGCTTCGTCTCTGGCTGGGACGACCCGCGCATGCCGACGCTGTCGGGGATGCGCCGCCGGGGCATCCCCCCGCAGGCCGTACGCACCTTTATCGACCGGGTGGGGCTGACGAAGTTTAACTCCACCAGCGACATCGCGCTGCTGGAGTACGCCGCCCGTGACGAGCTCAACCGCTCCGCCGAGCGCCGCATGGCCGTGCTGGACCCGATCGAGGTCGTCATCACCAACTGGCCCGAGGGACAGGTGGTCGAGGTGGACGCAGTCAATAACCCTGAGGACGAGGCCGCCGGTACGCGCAAGGTACCCTTTACGGGGCGCTTGCTGATCGAGCGCGATGACTTCCGCGAGGAGGCCAACCGCAAGTATTTCCGCTTAAAACTGGGCGGCGAAGTGCGCCTGCGCTACGGCTACATCATCAAGGCCGAGTCAGTCGAAAAGGACGCCGAGGGCAACATCACCCGCGTGCTGTGCACGGCGGACCTGGAAACCCTTCACTCCAACCCCGAGGACCGCAAGGTCAAGGGCGTCATCCACTGGGTCAGTGCCGAGCATGCGGTGAAGACCGAGGTGCGGCTCTTTGACCGGCTCTTTTCGGTGGAAAAGCCCGAGGCGGACAAGGACCGGCCCTTTACGGACTTCGTCAACCCGGACTCGCTCCAGACCGTGACGGCCTACGTCGAGCCCGCGCTGGCTACCGCCGAGGCGGATCAGCACTTCCAGTTCGAGCGCATCGGGTACTTCACCCCGGACAGCAAGGATCACGTCCCCGGCAGCAAGCCGATCTTCAACCGCACCGTCACCCTCCGCGACTCCTGGGCGAAGAAAGAGGGCTGA
- a CDS encoding MotA/TolQ/ExbB proton channel family protein, giving the protein MISFLHDIGWTFLLPLGLCSVLAVFIIVERLIALRSSRILPKDLVDSFVTGDVLELEGDPHSVGGRILFFYKLNAPDPDALKAFAALEIARLERGMFILDIVVGAAPLLGLLGTVTGLIEVFQGIDPASGMPDPTQFVQGIALALGTTMLGLSIAIPALVGNSYLTRRVDMLSAQINVGVERMIDIAKSKLAKA; this is encoded by the coding sequence ATGATTAGTTTTCTCCACGACATCGGTTGGACCTTTCTGCTGCCGCTGGGCCTGTGCTCGGTTTTGGCGGTCTTTATTATCGTTGAGCGCCTGATCGCGCTGCGCAGCTCGCGCATCCTCCCCAAGGACCTGGTGGACAGTTTCGTGACGGGCGACGTGCTGGAGCTGGAGGGCGACCCGCACTCCGTCGGTGGCCGCATTCTTTTCTTTTACAAGCTCAATGCCCCGGACCCGGACGCACTCAAGGCCTTTGCGGCACTGGAGATCGCCCGGCTGGAGCGCGGGATGTTCATCCTCGATATCGTGGTCGGGGCTGCGCCGCTGCTTGGCCTGCTGGGTACGGTGACGGGCCTGATCGAAGTTTTTCAGGGCATCGACCCGGCCAGTGGCATGCCTGATCCCACGCAGTTTGTGCAGGGGATCGCACTGGCACTGGGCACGACCATGCTGGGTCTGTCGATCGCCATCCCCGCGCTGGTCGGTAATAGCTACCTGACGCGCCGAGTGGACATGCTCAGCGCGCAGATCAACGTCGGTGTCGAGCGCATGATCGACATCGCCAAGTCCAAGCTCGCCAAGGCCTAA
- the leuD gene encoding 3-isopropylmalate dehydratase small subunit, producing MAALEKITKVTGRAVPVPGDDVDTDRIIPARFMKCVTFDGLGEFAFYDVRYDGEGNKKQHPLNEKRFEGATIMLVGSNFGCGSSREHAPQSLHKFGVRAIIGLSYAEIFFGNSTTLGMPCVSVDKNTLHTLTQFVEAHPEKALTIDLEKMTVTAGENSYPITLAESAHDGLLAGEWDPLALLLNKPEDIEAVADRLHYV from the coding sequence ATGGCAGCTTTGGAAAAGATCACCAAGGTCACCGGACGGGCCGTTCCCGTGCCGGGTGACGATGTGGACACCGACCGGATCATCCCGGCCCGCTTCATGAAGTGCGTCACGTTTGACGGCCTGGGCGAGTTCGCCTTTTACGACGTGCGCTACGACGGCGAGGGCAACAAGAAGCAGCATCCGCTCAATGAGAAGCGCTTCGAGGGTGCCACGATTATGCTCGTGGGCTCGAACTTCGGCTGCGGCAGCTCCCGTGAGCACGCCCCGCAGAGCCTGCACAAGTTTGGTGTCCGTGCGATCATCGGCCTGAGCTATGCCGAGATTTTCTTCGGAAACTCCACCACGCTGGGCATGCCCTGTGTCTCGGTGGACAAGAATACACTGCACACGCTGACCCAGTTCGTCGAGGCGCACCCGGAAAAGGCCCTCACCATCGATCTGGAGAAAATGACGGTGACCGCCGGCGAAAACAGCTACCCGATCACTCTGGCCGAAAGCGCCCATGATGGCCTGCTGGCCGGTGAATGGGACCCGCTCGCCCTCCTGCTGAACAAGCCTGAGGACATCGAGGCCGTCGCCGACCGCCTCCACTACGTCTAG
- a CDS encoding biopolymer transporter ExbD — protein MDIQKRRKKTEINIVPLIDVLIVLIFFFLMTMQFKNMDVLNITPPQIETAGKDKEIIQLMVGIDTEGQYFIDNKPVSEDELVTAFNEAAAQKEPPSVLLMADQDVPLHFVTFVMDQSRKAKLPKVRLQSR, from the coding sequence ATGGACATCCAAAAGCGCAGGAAAAAGACCGAGATCAACATCGTGCCGTTGATCGACGTGCTGATTGTGCTCATTTTCTTCTTCTTGATGACCATGCAGTTCAAGAACATGGACGTTTTGAACATCACCCCGCCGCAGATCGAGACCGCGGGCAAGGACAAGGAGATCATCCAGCTCATGGTCGGCATCGACACCGAGGGGCAGTACTTTATCGATAATAAGCCCGTAAGCGAAGACGAGCTCGTCACCGCCTTTAATGAGGCGGCCGCGCAAAAGGAGCCGCCCTCGGTGCTGCTCATGGCTGACCAGGATGTGCCGCTGCACTTCGTGACCTTTGTCATGGACCAGTCCCGCAAGGCCAAGCTGCCCAAGGTCCGCCTCCAGTCCCGCTAG
- a CDS encoding CPBP family intramembrane glutamic endopeptidase, giving the protein MSSRSRLILALEFLLLCVGLPTVIIVYRLAAEMLLFLWAAALYCGIVYRLKFHRGWGEVWRWGEVNWANLRVILPRFVLVAAAMVAFLYFYDPGRMLYLPREKAGFMLILFVAYPLLSALPQEFIFCTFFFARYQLFFPAQWAIVGASAVVFAYAHVLFINPVAPTLSFVGGLIFASTYAKTRSLALVTIEHALYGNFLFFIGLGWYFYGGRG; this is encoded by the coding sequence ATGTCTTCTCGGAGCCGTCTGATTCTCGCCCTCGAGTTCCTGCTTCTGTGCGTGGGGCTGCCGACGGTGATTATCGTGTACCGGCTGGCGGCGGAGATGTTGCTGTTTCTGTGGGCGGCGGCGCTGTACTGCGGAATCGTTTATCGGCTGAAGTTTCACCGGGGGTGGGGCGAGGTCTGGCGCTGGGGCGAGGTCAACTGGGCGAACCTGCGGGTCATCCTGCCTCGTTTTGTGCTGGTGGCGGCTGCGATGGTGGCATTTCTGTACTTCTACGATCCGGGGCGGATGCTCTACCTGCCGCGCGAAAAGGCGGGGTTCATGCTGATCCTGTTCGTGGCGTACCCGTTGCTGTCGGCCCTGCCGCAGGAGTTCATTTTCTGCACCTTCTTTTTCGCCCGCTACCAGCTGTTTTTCCCGGCGCAGTGGGCCATCGTCGGGGCTAGCGCGGTCGTCTTCGCCTACGCGCACGTGCTGTTCATCAACCCGGTGGCCCCGACCCTGAGCTTCGTGGGCGGGCTGATCTTCGCCTCCACCTACGCCAAGACCCGCTCGCTGGCGCTCGTCACCATCGAGCATGCCCTGTACGGTAACTTCCTGTTCTTCATTGGCTTGGGTTGGTATTTCTACGGGGGTAGGGGATGA